A genomic region of Caenorhabditis elegans chromosome V contains the following coding sequences:
- the pos-1 gene encoding RNA-binding protein pos-1 (Partially confirmed by transcript evidence), with protein MADNDFLSGEAIMVFKKEILDSHSDFTRSLSHQSASPEAYDQENVFSQDFQPFMKQDKETQNSASQPTSEQSLANRDPCTVPDDLREEMMRQRRKEDAFKTALCDAYKRSQACSYGDQCRFAHGVHELRLPMNPRGRNHPKYKTVLCDKFSMTGNCKYGTRCQFIHKIVDGNAAKLASGAHANTSSKSPARNAAAHNHSLFVPQGSTDRSMDLNQSLPIRQSDLVRAFARATRLDVSGYNSTAQLAQYFESQFQRIQQLSSHHH; from the exons ATGGCTGACAACGATTTCCTGAGCGGTGAAGCAATCATGGTGTTCAAAAAGGAAATCCTTGACTCCCACAGCGATTTTACTCGATCGCTTTCACATCAGTCAGCATCCCCCGAAGCATATGATCAAGAGAATGTATTTTCTCAAGACTTCCAACCGTTCATGAAACAAGATAAGGAGACGCAGAATTCGGCTTCACAGCCAACTTCTGAACAATCGTTGGCCAATCGTGATCCTTGCACAGTTCCCGATGACCTTCGTGAAGAAATGATGCGTCAAAGGAGAAAGGAAGATGCATTCAAGACGGCTCTGTGTGATGCTTACAAACGCAGTCAGGCATGCTCATACGGTGATCAGTGCAGATTTGCTCACGGCGTCCATGAGCTTCGGCTTCCAATGAAC CCTCGTGGGAGAAATCATCCCAAGTACAAGACGGTTCTTTGCGACAAGTTCTCGATGACTGGAAACTGCAAATACGGAACCAGATGCCAGTTCATCCACAAAATTGTCGATGGGAATGCCGCGAAGCTAGCAAGTGGAGCTCACGCTAATACTTCATCCAAATCACCAGCAAGGAATGCTGCCGCACACAATCATTCACTCTTCGTGCCTCAGGGGTCGACAGATCGAAGCATGGATCTCAATCAGAGTCTACCAATCCGTCAATCAGATCTCGTTCGTGCGTTTGCTCGTGCCACCCGTTTGGACGTATCTGGATACAATTCTACGGCTCAATTGGCACAATATTTCGAAAGCCAATTCCAGCGGATTCAGCAGCTCTCCTCCCATCATCACTAG
- the F52E1.2 gene encoding C-type lectin domain-containing protein (Confirmed by transcript evidence) produces the protein MPTSLAFLIVLLVSTVNSLDLNDIKKIKTNPTTISTTTLLTTTTPEYVTFTIVDPGAMLIDCPGGCPTGWQYLNSKCYKKFDAAVTYAGATSACAAQGAELVTIDSFDENDALRKAFDTNALVDETKETWIGLKSLSGAWQWADGSSATYTNWAPSQPSSNGLCVQMITDSLSNATYKYQRGGWKTYGCGKTSASYICEKGASA, from the exons atgccAACTTCACTCGCGTTTTTAATTGTACTTCTTGTTTCAACTGTAAATTCTTTGGATCTGAATGATATTA aaaaaataaagacgAATCCCACTACGATTTCTACAACTACACTTTTGACAACGACAACACCAGAATACGTGACATTTACAATCGTTGATCCTGGAGCAATGCTCATTGATTGTCCTGGTGGATGTCCAACCGGGTGGCAATATCTCAATTCGAAATGCTATAAG AAATTCGATGCAGCTGTCACGTACGCGGGTGCCACATCTGCTTGTGCTGCTCAGGGTGCAGAACTTGTTACAATTGACAGCTTCGACGAGAATGATGCTTTGAGAA AAGCATTTGACACTAATGCTCTAGTTGACGAGACTAAGGAAACATGGATCGGCTTGAAATCATTAAGTGGTGCATGGCAGTGGGCTGATGGTTCTTCAGCAACTTACACTAATTGGGCTCCATCACAACCTTCGAGCAATGGTCTTTGCGTTCAGATGATCACAGATTCATTGAGCAACGCTACCTATAAGTATCAACGTGGAGGTTGGAAGACTTACGGTTGCGGGAAAACATCTGCGAGTTACATTTGTGAGAAGGGAGCAAGTGCATAA
- the lmd-3 gene encoding Oxidation resistance protein 1 (Confirmed by transcript evidence), producing the protein MGANESALHGEDEATVPVRRRAHTSYTRSAPDYFGSPSSIKNFSNNMNNNNNNNDEKHKNSNVILTEFDVKQMMARSRADTVCVSSLRRQSSEEAEKSILETVRQTGSDGEEEASGMSKKGSITSRKSSGSHDSGVGTRPNSPIASNLHMPSSSNNDEVIEFKVPEITVSLAEDTSNSEEQKKKRNIKRAIMKKVFKKKSAKAIEMRTRSKSLGSNAIYSSEKSTPLFGSSLLNREWELVTVSEMCRRLSLDQELELPIPDGAATSQILDELMIRQVMDILPPRAEGYPWVNIYNSEKHGFSLATMYRKMAEFDEDLSPVLLIIRDTKEHVFGAVVSSAIRPNDHFFGTGDSCLLWRFTGEVPHTRELRQYNWTGDNQYFVNAAKDSLSIGAGSGRNGLWLDADLNHGSSQKCETFDNEPLCGDDQDFIIQFIEAYGFRM; encoded by the exons ATGGGCGCCAACGAGTCTGCATTACACGGAGAAGACGAAGCAACTGTTCCCGTTAGACGTCGTGCACACACATCGTACACCAGAAGTGCACCGGACTACTTTGGAAGCCCAAGTTCTATCAAAAACTTCAGTAACAACATGAacaataacaataataataatgatgaGAAGCACAAGAACTCGAATGTAATTCTCACCGAATTCGACGTGAAACAGATGATGGCTCGCAGTCGTGCTGATACAGTTTGTGTTTCATCGCTGCGCCGTCAATCTTCAGAGGAAGCGGAGAAAAGTATTTTGGAGACAGTCAGACAGACTGGAAGTGACGGTGAAGAAGAAGCATCAGGAATGTCGAAAAAGGGAAGTATCACATCGAGAAAATCATCTGGATCACACGATTCTGGAGTCGGAACTCGACCAAATTCACCAATCGCATCGAATCTTCATATGCCATCTTCATCGAATAATGATGAAGTTATTGAATTCAAAGTTCCTGAAATCACAGTATCTCTTGCCGAGGATACGAGCAATAGTGaggaacaaaaaaagaagcgtAATATCAAGAGAGCAATTATGAAGaaagtatttaaaaagaaGAGTGCGAAAGCTATTGAGATGAGGACAAGATCGAAATCACTTGGATCAAATGCGATTTACAGTA GCGAAAAGTCGACACCGTTGTTCGGATCGTCCCTACTCAACCGCGAATGGGAACTTGTCACAGTTTCAGAGATGTGCAGACGTCTTTCACTCGATCAAGAGCTCGAACTTCCAATTCCAGACGGAGCAGCTACATCACAGATTTTGGATGAACTTATGATTCGACAG gtgatGGACATTCTTCCACCACGTGCTGAAGGTTACCCATGGGTCAACATCTATAATTCGGAAAAGCACGGATTCTCACTTGCCACAATGTACAGAAAGATGGCAGAATTCGATGAGGACCTATCACCAGTTTTGCTCATCATCAGAGACACCAAGGAACACGTCTTCGGAGCTGTCGTCTCGTCAGCCATCAGACCAAATGATCATTTCTTTGGAACTGGTGACAGTTGTTTATTGTGGAGATTCACAGGAGAAGTGCCTCACACTCG cgAACTTCGCCAATACAACTGGACGGGTGATAATCAGTACTTTGTAAACGCCGCCAAGGATTCCTTATCCATTGGAGCTGGTTCTGGAAGAAATGGATTATGGCTTGAtg ctgacCTCAATCATGGAAGCTCGCAAAAATGTGAAACGTTTGACAATGAACCATTATGTGGAGATGATCAGGATTTCATTATTCAATTCATTGAGGCTTATGGATTCAGAATGTAA
- the vha-18 gene encoding putative V-type proton ATPase subunit H 1 (Confirmed by transcript evidence), whose amino-acid sequence MVFGENQDLIRTHFQKEADKVRAMKTNWGLFTRTRMIAQSDYDFIVTYQQAENEAERSTVLSVFKEKAVYAFVHLMSQISKDDYVRYTLTLIDDMLREDVTRTIIFEDVAVLLKRSPFSFFMGLLHRQDQYIVHITFSILTKMAVFGNIKLSGDELDYCMGSLKEAMNRGTNNDYIVTAVRCMQTLFRFDPYRVSFVNINGYDSLTHALYSTRKCGFQIQYQIIFCMWLLTFNGHAAEVALSGNLIQTISGILGNCQKEKVIRIVVSTLRNLITSNQDVYMKKQAALQMIQNRIPTKLDHLENRKFTDVDLVEDMVYLQTELKKVVQVLTSFDEYENELRQGSLHWSPAHKCEVFWNENAHRLNDNRQELLKLLVAMLEKSNDPLVLCVAAHDIGEFVRYYPRGKLKVEQLGGKEAMMRLLTVKDPNVRYHALLAAQKLMINNWKDLGLEI is encoded by the exons atggTATTTGGGGAGAATCAGGATCTCATTCGcactcattttcaaaaagaagcCGACAAAGTTCGAGCAATGAAAACCAATTGGGGACTTTTCACGAG aacaagaaTGATTGCTCAAAGTGATTACGACTTTATCGTGACTTATCAACAAGCAGAAAACGAGGCAGAACGGAGCACAGTACTCTCGGTTTTCAAGGAAAAGGCTGTGTACGCTTTTGTTCATCTGATGTCTCAG atttcgaaAGATGATTACGTCAGGTACACTCTAACGCTGATCGATGATATGCTCCGCGAAGACGTCACaagaacaattatttttgaagacgTTGCAGTTCTTCTGAAAAGATCtcccttttcttttttcatggGTCTTCTCCATCGTCAAGATCAATACATTGTACATATTACATTCTCGATTCTCACAAAAATGgctgtttttggaaatataaa ATTATCTGGAGACGAACTTGACTATTGCATGGGATCTTTGAAAGAGGCGATGAATAGAGGAACAAACAACGACTACATTGTTACAGCAGTTAGATGCATGCAAACTTTATTCAGATTCGATCCATATCGAGTTTCATTTGTCAACATCAATGGCTACGACTCACTGACTCATGCTCTATATTCGACTCGAAAATGCGGGTTTCAAATTCAGTACCAAATAATTTTCTGCATGTGGCTTCTCACTTTCAACGGACATGCTGCAGAAGTGGCTTTGTCTGGGAATCTTATTCAAACGATATCTGGAATTCTGGGCAATTGTCAAAAGGAAAAAGTAATCAGAATTGTAGTATCCACACTGCGGAACCTTATCACTTCAAATCAGGATGTTTACATGAAAAAGCAAGCTGCTCTTCAAATGATTCAAAATCGTATTCCGACTAAACTGGATCATCTGgagaatcgaaaatttactGATGTGGACCTTGTG GAAGATATGGTATATCTCCAGACTGAACTCAAAAAAGTTGTCCAAGTGCTGACATCTTTCGATGAATACGAAAATGAACTCAGACAGGGATCACTCCATTGGTCGCCTGCTCACAAATgtgaagttttttggaatgaGAATGCTCACAGACTTAACGATAACCGACAGGAACTTCTGAAGCTTTTGGTGGCTATGCTTGAGAAGAGTAACGATCCATTAGTGCTCTGTGTGGCTGCTCATGATATTGGAGAGTTTGTCAg atattatcCACGTGGCAAACTTAAAGTGGAACAACTCGGTGGTAAAGAAGCAATGATGCGTCTGCTGACTGTGAAGGATCCGAATGTTCGCTATCACGCTCTTCTTGCTGCACAAAAATTAATGATCAACAATTGGAAAGATCTTGGGCTTGAAATCTAA